The Megalobrama amblycephala isolate DHTTF-2021 linkage group LG7, ASM1881202v1, whole genome shotgun sequence genome window below encodes:
- the LOC125271776 gene encoding CD209 antigen-like protein C, with the protein MELDSIYQNFECRNTEDTSEPQTLNHRQDEGKDEKCRGSRCLVLMTVCLGLICVLLLVIIIFITAERESLVKSYKNTVEEINQTINSLQDNYTDLTQKKLELETRVNDLSAEKSQLQRSADSLSQKNLELETRVTSLSDELRKTSKQVFFFISHESKSWSESRQYCRDRGADLVITNTEEKQRFISSIVKESVWIGLSDIETEGRMKWVDNSTLNRGFWSNGQPDDYNGNEDCVELNPTQDPGNNWNDVPCSDKRKGICEKN; encoded by the exons ATGGAATTAGACTCTATTTATCAAAATTTTGAATGCAGAAATACTGAGGACACATCTGAACCTCAAACACTGAATCACAGGCAGGATGAAGGAAAAGATGAAAAGTGCA gAGGAAGTAGATGTTTGGTGTTGATGACAGTGTGTCTCGGGCTCATTTGTGTTCTTCTGCTggtcatcatcatcttcatcacagcagAGAGAGAATCTCTGGTCAAGAGTTACAAGAACACAGTTGAAGAGATCAATCAGACCATCAACAGCTTACAGGACAATTACACTGATCTAACACAGAAGAAACTGGAGCTGGAGACCAGAGTCAATGATCTCTCTGCTGAGAAAAGTCAGTTACAGAGAAGCGCTGACTCTCTGAGTCAGAAGAATCTGGAGTTAGAGACCAGAGTCACATCTTTGAGTGATGAACTGAGAAAAACTTCTAAACAAG ttttttttttcatatcccATGAGTCGAAGAGCTGGTCTGAGAGCAGACAGTACTGCAGGGATCGAGGAGCTGATCTGGTCATTACCAACACTGAAGAGAAGCAG AGGTTCATATCTTCAATCGTCAAGGAGAGTGTGTGGATTGGTTTGTCTGATATTGAGACTGAAGGCAGAATGAAATGGGTGGATAATTCAACACTGAATCGAGG GTTTTGGTCCAATGGTCAGCCGGATGACTATAATGGAAATGAGGACTGTGTTGAACTGAACCCTACACAAGACCCTGGGAACAACTGGAATGACGTGCCATGCTCTGACAAGAGGAAAGGGATTTGTGAGAAGAACTAG